In Sorghum bicolor cultivar BTx623 chromosome 8, Sorghum_bicolor_NCBIv3, whole genome shotgun sequence, one genomic interval encodes:
- the LOC8074876 gene encoding DDT domain-containing protein PTM isoform X2 yields MDAEPGREGSDRAPADASPAAPPDGDEAMAGTSSGVAAAAAAAEEPVADTVAGAAERGRDAETSASEPGVDADEGGAGGEQRPAAPQADEVDEGGAVGEEQPDGTAANGDGTAANGAVDGSIAGEVRDVDPVVSEQAGMDVDGGGPESKDYSAASTVREVNVGSVLGAPQDLGLVVSEMKMEVDDSSVLEGEGNVQEQECAAVAVASEVKTEEGDGGVVNQGTTAPAGAIQVKEEVGECLVGRYIGRSAPGHARILIGKVASYDSTAGVYSVVFEDGHTEVLGLAQLREFLMSDDNGALGMKVSCRKRKLDLLVSSGSVLEVKEPASTRQRVDGCEMPARPDELQHSASGSDMSEDVESSSNSSDFTRDETSDPCPPVQAVELPPSSGDIPVPEESISSLFSVYNFLRSFSVQLFLSPFGLDDFVAAINCSVQNNLLDAVHVSLLRALRRHLESISAEGSRQASDCLKYLDWTLLDALTWPNFLLEYLYVMRSIKNLGGKSFGRSLLVAEYYKLPVAMKLRVLQILCDDVNESEELKTELENRVGYNEEMEYEIESSIFQEAVSRGVSTRAAKASAYKNTNDFQNLENAPNVTNPETAVAVLSQDGNSDDCRICGMDGTLVCCDGCPWAYHSRCIGQNKAFLPQGDWFCPECVVNKLGPTSSRIERGARGAQMFGIDMCGRLFLGTCNYLLVIEAALDAESYARYYNQYDVAKVFQRLAISDAYVDICRQIKDYWKHLLGINHSERSATGKEVGVNHTPRSSMLNSIPIKAGDGSVWTALKDGGARETAALPQTNVQQKFVANQSAVCSAESLEEQKCKSSFGAVTEKNAEVCKQTVSAQNNVHNAHRNGAFGPPVVSSISHQNGSIVRGVSNIAQAQPAQSIFHPDSSTVSATAGLFCPSSQGKHHLQLFPERSGNMSGGKAAKLSSFKPQAYMNLYNHGNIAASAAANLAVITSDEGKVSASQLTAKTRKKMAADNALQLKAFSSAATQFLWPSTEKKLMEVPRDRCGWCIACRSSASGTKKACFLNMATTNAAKCSARILSAMRVIKSSDSHFPSIVAYLANMEESLRGLLVGSLQDMQQKKRWHQQLQEASNCRTVIPLLLELESNIRGVAFCASWLKPIDDWPVESPGPSMGASRPAQYQKRGVGGRRGRRRSLASESSTATDEDNSWTWWTGGNISKRTLQRGALLQSTIRKAARQGGKQRIAGLSYHEGSNFPRRSRQFIWRGCVGMSHTSSQLALQVRYLDAHIRWKEFIPPDQIPSDGKSSDADFSALRNAVVCDKKIIDNKIRYALKFRNQKHLPVRVTKNILESEGDQDENSKLWFSENHVPLHMLREFELHTFLPTPGISDSNCFTNLYPRRVKSSAGDVFSYLFHKGEVYPCTSCKKDVLYRDIVKCSTCQGNCHKECTSNSVVNKGSSATSSLICKLCLQKRNLMLTSYNTNASYIRPQQKSNGQQPVTAPRIVFKVGAQPTMNVKAQPVLNVKTQPFAKVEAQPIMNEKTQPTAKVEAQPLAKVATQNITSVQALPKTKAKKSEKEKKPKKVQAITYFGLVWKKNKSDKDDGSKFRADDVILKSKDSIGSSIRPTCCLCDKDYSPDFLYVRCEKCRNWFHGDALQLDEERICELVAYRCCRCRRRAIPHCPHSDGNTKAEPELSEQTVATSSQSTMLSSEETFALADQDPLLASYGIVEPIGDDRMDIDLSMNMASFGPGSNQKLSVRRAQAKSTGRPVNEYYIQNQPPGNGNINFSHTNEISFSEADSVDASELLGWDFSQGVAYAAPPDFTANHQSNDTSCGGMDEYEPQTYFSFTELLEADDTQLDNAFGMSAGLQGDSNGTGSFVQQGVGFDELSFMVEDGASNMNFPTNDPTPDEVACNKCMNTQPPPDLKCAVCDLHIHRHCSPWDEGEEPVDSSNWSCGGCREWR; encoded by the exons ATGGACGCGGAGCCCGGACGGGAGGGTTCCGATCGGGCGCCCGCCGACGCCTCCCCCGCCGCGCCGCCAGACGGTGACGAGGCGATGGCGGGGACGAGCTCTggcgtcgctgctgctgctgctgctgcggaggAGCCTGTCGCGGATACTGTGGCTGGGGCGGCGGAGCGTGGGCGTGATGCGGAGACGTCGGCGAGCGAGCCGGGGGTCGACGCTGACGAAGGCGGCGCTGGGGGCGAGCAGCGTCCTGCGGCGCCTCAGGCAGACGAGGTGGATGAGGGTGGTGCCGTGGGCGAGGAGCAGCCTGATGGTACTGCAGCGAACGGGGATGGTACTGCAGCGAATGGGGCAGTTGACGGCAGCATTGCGGGGGAAGTGCGAGATGTGGATCCTGTGGTATCTGAACAAGCGGGGATGGACGTGGACGGGGGTGGCCCTGAAAGCAAGGACTACTCTGCAGCTTCTACGGTGAGGGAGGTGAATGTGGGGAGTGTTCTTGGGGCACCGCAAGATTTGGGTCTTGTTGTATCTGAAATGAAGATGGAGGTGGATGACAGCTCTGTTCTGGAAGGAGAGGGCAATGTTCAGGAACAAGAGTGCGCTGCAGTGGCTGTGGCAAGCGAGGTTAAGACGGAGGAAGGCGATGGCGGAGTGGTGAATCAAGGGACTACGGCACCTGCTGGGGCAATACAGGTGAAAGAGGAGGTAGGGGAATGCTTGGTGGGCCGCTACATTGGCCGGAGCGCTCCAGGGCACGCGAGGATTCTTATTGGGAAGGTTGCATCCTATGATAGCACGGCTGGGGTCTACAGTGTGGTGTTTGAGGATGGACATACTGAGGTGTTGGGGCTTGCTCAGCTCCGGGAGTTTCTCATGTCGGATGATAATGGTGCGTTAGGCATGAAGGTGAGCTGCAGGAAGAGGAAGCTAGACTTGCTGGTTTCGTCGGGGAGTGTCTTGGAGGTCAAAGAGCCAGCAAGTACTAGGCAGAGGGTTGATGGATGCGAGATGCCTGCCAGGCCTGATGAGCTGCAGCATAGCGCGTCTGGCTCGGATATGTCTGAGGATGTTGAATCTTCGAGTAATTCATCGGATTTCACTAGAGACGAAACATCTGATCCATGCCCTCCTGTACAGGCTGTGGAGTTGCCTCCGTCATCAGGAGACATTCCTGTGCCAGAAGAGTCCATAAGTTCTCTCTTCTCTGTTTATAACTTCCTGCGGTCATTCAGTGTGCAGCTGTTCCTGAGTCCATTTGGGCTGGACGATTTTGTTGCGGCCATTAATTGCAGCGTGCAGAATAACTTGTTGGATGCTGTGCATGTCTCGCTACTGCGGGCACTGAGGCGGCATCTTGAATCTATATCTGCTGAAGGATCTCGACAGGCTTCAGATTGCCTGAA GTACCTGGATTGGACATTACTAGATGCATTGACATGGCCGAATTTCTTACTGGAGTACCTGTATGTGATGCGTTCCATTAAAAATCTAGGGGGGAAGAGTTTTGGTAGAAGCCTCCTAGTTGCCGAATACTATAAACTTCCTGTTGCCATGAAGCTGAGGGTGCTGCAAATACTCTGCGATGATGTGAATGAATCAGAAGAACTCAAAACTGAACTGGAAAATCGAGTAGGCTACAatgaggagatggaatatgagatAGAATCCAGCATCTTTCAGGAGGCTGTTTCAAGAGGAGTCTCAACTAGAGCTGCAAAGGCCTCAGCTTACAAAAATACGAATGATTTCCAGAATCTCGAAAATGCTCCAAATGTAACAAATCCAGAAACTGCTGTAGCAGTACTGTCCCAGGAtggcaatagtgatgattgccgAATATGTGGAATGGATGGAACTTTGGTATGCTGTGATGGCTGCCCATGGGCATATCATTCGAGATGTATTGGTCAAAACAAAGCTTTCCTTCCTCAGGGCGATTGGTTCTGTCCAGAATGTGTGGTTAACAAGCTTGGACCAACTTCTTCAAGAATTGAGCGTGGTGCAAGAGGAGCTCAAATGTTTGGCATTGATATGTGTGGGAGACTATTCTTAGGAACCTGCAACTATTTGCTGGT GATTGAAGCAGCTTTGGATGCAGAGTCTTATGCAAGATATTACAATCAGTATGATGTTGCCAAGGTCTTCCAAAGACTTGCTATTTCAGATGCATATGTGGACATATGCAGGCAAATAAAGGACTATTGGAAGCATTTACTAGGTATAAATCATAgtgagagatcagcaacagGTAAAGAAGTTGGTGTGAACCATACTCCAAGGTCCAGTATGTTGAATTCTATTCCAATAAAAGCAGGAGATGGAAGTGTCTGGACAGCTTTAAAAGATGGCGGGGCCAGAGAAACAGCAGCGCTTCCTCAAACAAATGTGCAGCAGAAATTTGTGGCTAATCAGAGCGCAGTTTGCTCAGCCGAAAGCCTGGAGGAACAAAAATGCAAGTCAAGCTTTGGTGCTGTCACCGAGAAGAATGCTGAAGTTTGCAAGCAAACTGTGTCAGCTCAGAATAATGTACATAATGCACACAGAAATGGAGCTTTTGGACCACCAGTGGTATCCTCAATTTCTCATCAGAATGGATCCATTGTAAGAGGTGTGTCTAACATAGCACAGGCGCAGCCAGCTCAGAGTATATTCCATCCAGACTCATCCACCGTTTCTGCGACGGCAGGATTGTTTTGTCCATCTTCTCAAGGTAAACACCACCTTCAGCTGTTTCCTGAAAGATCTGGAAACATGAGTGGTGGCAAGGCAGCAAAACTATCTTCTTTTAAACCACAAGCTTACATGAATCTCTACAATCATGGCAACATTGCAGCATCTGCTGCTGCCAATCTAGCTGTTATTACATCCGATGAAGGTAAAGTTTCAGCATCCCAACTGACTGCAAAAACAAGGAAGAAAATGGCTGCAGACAATGCTCTACAATTGAAAGCATTTTCTTCAGCAGCCACACAATTTCTTTGGCCAAGTACTGAAAAGAAGCTTATGGAAGTCCCAAGAGATAGATGTGGTTGGTGCATTGCTTGTAGAAGTTCGGCAAGTGGAACAAAAAAGGCTTGTTTTCTTAACATGGCCACCACAAATGCTGCTAAATGCTCTGCTCGAATTCTTAGTGCCATGCGCGTCATAAAAAGTTCTGATAGCCATTTTCCTAGTATTGTTGCTTATTTAGCCAACATGGAGGAGAGTTTGCGTGGCCTCTTGGTTGGTTCACTACAAGACATGCAGCAGAAAAAAAGGTGGCATCAACAACTACAAGAGGCTTCCAACTGCAGAACTGTAATACCCCTCTTGCTTGAG TTGGAAAGCAACATCCGTGGAGTAGCATTTTGTGCAAGCTGGTTGAAGCCAATAGACGATTGGCCTGTGGAATCTCCTGGTCCATCAATGGGAGCATCTCGTCCTGCACAATACCAAAAACGTGGGGTTGGTGGAAGGCGTGGCAGAAGACGTTCGTTGGCATCTGAATCTAGTACTGCTACTGATGAGGACAACAGCTGGACTTGGTGGACCGGAGGAAATATTTCAAAACGTACTTTGCAGAGGGGGGCTCTTCTACAGTCAACCATAAGGAAAGCTGCCCGCCAAG GTGGTAAACAAAGGATAGCAGGTTTATCTTACCATGAAGGTTCCAACTTTCCAAGACGATCTCGGCAGTTTATCTGGAGAGGATGTGTTGGAATGAGCCATACTTCATCTCAACTTGCTTTGCAG GTTAGATATCTTGATGCCCACATCAGATGGAAGGAATTCATCCCTCCAGATCAAATTCCTTCAGATGGAAAAAGTTCTGATGCAGACTTTTCTGCTCTCAGAAATGCTGTAGTCtgtgataaaaaaataattgatAACAAGATAAGATACGCACTTAAGTTTCGCAATCAAAAGCATCTTCCTGTGCGTGTGACAAAAAATATCTTGGAATCAGAAGGTGATCAGGATGAAAATAGCAAATTGTGGTTTTCTGAAAACCATGTGCCATTGCACATGTTGCGAGAGTTTGAGCTGCACACCTTCTTGCCTACTCCAGGAATTTCGGACTCTAACTGTTTTACCAATTTATATCCAAGGCGAGTAAAATCATCTGCGGGAGAtgtcttttcttatctttttcacAAAGGAGAAGTCTATCCCTGCACCTCATGCAAGAAGGACGTTCTCTACAG GGATATTGTTAAATGCAGCACTTGTCAAG GTAATTGTCATAAAGAGTGTACATCAAATTCTGTTGTTAACAAAGGAAGCAGTGCTACTTCCAGTTTGATATGCAAGTTATGCCTCCAGAAGCGGAATCTTATGCTTACTAGTTACAATACAAATGCAAGTTATATCCGGCCTCAACAGAAGAGCAATGGCCAACAACCAGTGACTGCTCCCAGAATTGTGTTTAAG GTGGGAGCCCAGCCAACTATGAATGTGAAAGCCCAGCCAGTTTTGAACGTGAAAACGCAGCCATTTGCGAAGGTGGAAGCTCAGCCAATTATGAATGAGAAGACCCAGCCAACTGCGAAGGTGGAAGCCCAGCCACTTGCAAAGGTGGCAACTCAGAATATCACTAGTGTCCAAGCTCTGCCAAAGACAAAAGCTAAAAAgtcagaaaaagaaaagaaacctaAAAAAGTTCAAGCGATCACATATTTTGGTCTTGTATGGAAGAAAAATAAGAGCGACAAGGACGACGGAAGTAAGTTCAGGGCAGACGATGTAATCCTTAAAAGCAAGGATAGTATAGGTTCATCAATAAGACCAACATGTTGTCTCTGTGACAAAGATTATTCTCCGGATTTCTTGTATGTACGCTGTGAGAAGTGCAGAA ATTGGTTTCATGGTGATGCCTTGCAACTTGATGAAGAAAGGATTTGTGAGTTGGTTGCATACCGGTGCTGTAGGTGCCGAAGGAGAGCCATACCGCATTGTCCTCATTCTGATGGTAACACAAAGGCTGAACCAGAATTAAGTGAACAAACAGTTGCTACATCATCGCAGTCAACTATGCTATCTAGTGAGGAGACTTTTGCTTTAGCAGATCAGGACCCACTGCTTGCTTCTTATGGGATAGTGGAACCAATTGGGGATGATAGAATGGACATTGATTTGTCAATGAACATGGCAAGCTTTGGCCCTGGAAGTAACCAGAAGTTGTCTGTAAGAAGAGCACAGGCAAAAAGTACTGGTAGACCTGTGAATGAGTATTATATCCAGAATCAACCTCCAGGGAATGGAAACATCAATTTCAGCCATACGAATGAAATTTCTTTTTCGGAGGCTGACAGCGTTGATGCTTCAGAACTATTGGGGTGGGATTTTTCCCAAGGAGTTGCATATGCTGCACCTCCTGATTTCACTGCTAATCACCAGTCGAATGACACTAGCTGTGGCGGTATGGACGAATATGAGCCCCAGACTTATTTCTCGTTCACCGAGCTACTTGAAGCTGATGATACACAGCTTGACAATGCCTTTG
- the LOC8074876 gene encoding DDT domain-containing protein PTM isoform X1, translating into MDAEPGREGSDRAPADASPAAPPDGDEAMAGTSSGVAAAAAAAEEPVADTVAGAAERGRDAETSASEPGVDADEGGAGGEQRPAAPQADEVDEGGAVGEEQPDGTAANGDGTAANGAVDGSIAGEVRDVDPVVSEQAGMDVDGGGPESKDYSAASTVREVNVGSVLGAPQDLGLVVSEMKMEVDDSSVLEGEGNVQEQECAAVAVASEVKTEEGDGGVVNQGTTAPAGAIQVKEEVGECLVGRYIGRSAPGHARILIGKVASYDSTAGVYSVVFEDGHTEVLGLAQLREFLMSDDNGALGMKVSCRKRKLDLLVSSGSVLEVKEPASTRQRVDGCEMPARPDELQHSASGSDMSEDVESSSNSSDFTRDETSDPCPPVQAVELPPSSGDIPVPEESISSLFSVYNFLRSFSVQLFLSPFGLDDFVAAINCSVQNNLLDAVHVSLLRALRRHLESISAEGSRQASDCLKYLDWTLLDALTWPNFLLEYLYVMRSIKNLGGKSFGRSLLVAEYYKLPVAMKLRVLQILCDDVNESEELKTELENRVGYNEEMEYEIESSIFQEAVSRGVSTRAAKASAYKNTNDFQNLENAPNVTNPETAVAVLSQDGNSDDCRICGMDGTLVCCDGCPWAYHSRCIGQNKAFLPQGDWFCPECVVNKLGPTSSRIERGARGAQMFGIDMCGRLFLGTCNYLLVIEAALDAESYARYYNQYDVAKVFQRLAISDAYVDICRQIKDYWKHLLGINHSERSATGKEVGVNHTPRSSMLNSIPIKAGDGSVWTALKDGGARETAALPQTNVQQKFVANQSAVCSAESLEEQKCKSSFGAVTEKNAEVCKQTVSAQNNVHNAHRNGAFGPPVVSSISHQNGSIVRGVSNIAQAQPAQSIFHPDSSTVSATAGLFCPSSQGKHHLQLFPERSGNMSGGKAAKLSSFKPQAYMNLYNHGNIAASAAANLAVITSDEGKVSASQLTAKTRKKMAADNALQLKAFSSAATQFLWPSTEKKLMEVPRDRCGWCIACRSSASGTKKACFLNMATTNAAKCSARILSAMRVIKSSDSHFPSIVAYLANMEESLRGLLVGSLQDMQQKKRWHQQLQEASNCRTVIPLLLELESNIRGVAFCASWLKPIDDWPVESPGPSMGASRPAQYQKRGVGGRRGRRRSLASESSTATDEDNSWTWWTGGNISKRTLQRGALLQSTIRKAARQGGKQRIAGLSYHEGSNFPRRSRQFIWRGCVGMSHTSSQLALQVRYLDAHIRWKEFIPPDQIPSDGKSSDADFSALRNAVVCDKKIIDNKIRYALKFRNQKHLPVRVTKNILESEGDQDENSKLWFSENHVPLHMLREFELHTFLPTPGISDSNCFTNLYPRRVKSSAGDVFSYLFHKGEVYPCTSCKKDVLYRDIVKCSTCQGNCHKECTSNSVVNKGSSATSSLICKLCLQKRNLMLTSYNTNASYIRPQQKSNGQQPVTAPRIVFKVSSSHSGESAPKVEAQLVPKIKAQPFVKVGAQPTMNVKAQPVLNVKTQPFAKVEAQPIMNEKTQPTAKVEAQPLAKVATQNITSVQALPKTKAKKSEKEKKPKKVQAITYFGLVWKKNKSDKDDGSKFRADDVILKSKDSIGSSIRPTCCLCDKDYSPDFLYVRCEKCRNWFHGDALQLDEERICELVAYRCCRCRRRAIPHCPHSDGNTKAEPELSEQTVATSSQSTMLSSEETFALADQDPLLASYGIVEPIGDDRMDIDLSMNMASFGPGSNQKLSVRRAQAKSTGRPVNEYYIQNQPPGNGNINFSHTNEISFSEADSVDASELLGWDFSQGVAYAAPPDFTANHQSNDTSCGGMDEYEPQTYFSFTELLEADDTQLDNAFGMSAGLQGDSNGTGSFVQQGVGFDELSFMVEDGASNMNFPTNDPTPDEVACNKCMNTQPPPDLKCAVCDLHIHRHCSPWDEGEEPVDSSNWSCGGCREWR; encoded by the exons ATGGACGCGGAGCCCGGACGGGAGGGTTCCGATCGGGCGCCCGCCGACGCCTCCCCCGCCGCGCCGCCAGACGGTGACGAGGCGATGGCGGGGACGAGCTCTggcgtcgctgctgctgctgctgctgcggaggAGCCTGTCGCGGATACTGTGGCTGGGGCGGCGGAGCGTGGGCGTGATGCGGAGACGTCGGCGAGCGAGCCGGGGGTCGACGCTGACGAAGGCGGCGCTGGGGGCGAGCAGCGTCCTGCGGCGCCTCAGGCAGACGAGGTGGATGAGGGTGGTGCCGTGGGCGAGGAGCAGCCTGATGGTACTGCAGCGAACGGGGATGGTACTGCAGCGAATGGGGCAGTTGACGGCAGCATTGCGGGGGAAGTGCGAGATGTGGATCCTGTGGTATCTGAACAAGCGGGGATGGACGTGGACGGGGGTGGCCCTGAAAGCAAGGACTACTCTGCAGCTTCTACGGTGAGGGAGGTGAATGTGGGGAGTGTTCTTGGGGCACCGCAAGATTTGGGTCTTGTTGTATCTGAAATGAAGATGGAGGTGGATGACAGCTCTGTTCTGGAAGGAGAGGGCAATGTTCAGGAACAAGAGTGCGCTGCAGTGGCTGTGGCAAGCGAGGTTAAGACGGAGGAAGGCGATGGCGGAGTGGTGAATCAAGGGACTACGGCACCTGCTGGGGCAATACAGGTGAAAGAGGAGGTAGGGGAATGCTTGGTGGGCCGCTACATTGGCCGGAGCGCTCCAGGGCACGCGAGGATTCTTATTGGGAAGGTTGCATCCTATGATAGCACGGCTGGGGTCTACAGTGTGGTGTTTGAGGATGGACATACTGAGGTGTTGGGGCTTGCTCAGCTCCGGGAGTTTCTCATGTCGGATGATAATGGTGCGTTAGGCATGAAGGTGAGCTGCAGGAAGAGGAAGCTAGACTTGCTGGTTTCGTCGGGGAGTGTCTTGGAGGTCAAAGAGCCAGCAAGTACTAGGCAGAGGGTTGATGGATGCGAGATGCCTGCCAGGCCTGATGAGCTGCAGCATAGCGCGTCTGGCTCGGATATGTCTGAGGATGTTGAATCTTCGAGTAATTCATCGGATTTCACTAGAGACGAAACATCTGATCCATGCCCTCCTGTACAGGCTGTGGAGTTGCCTCCGTCATCAGGAGACATTCCTGTGCCAGAAGAGTCCATAAGTTCTCTCTTCTCTGTTTATAACTTCCTGCGGTCATTCAGTGTGCAGCTGTTCCTGAGTCCATTTGGGCTGGACGATTTTGTTGCGGCCATTAATTGCAGCGTGCAGAATAACTTGTTGGATGCTGTGCATGTCTCGCTACTGCGGGCACTGAGGCGGCATCTTGAATCTATATCTGCTGAAGGATCTCGACAGGCTTCAGATTGCCTGAA GTACCTGGATTGGACATTACTAGATGCATTGACATGGCCGAATTTCTTACTGGAGTACCTGTATGTGATGCGTTCCATTAAAAATCTAGGGGGGAAGAGTTTTGGTAGAAGCCTCCTAGTTGCCGAATACTATAAACTTCCTGTTGCCATGAAGCTGAGGGTGCTGCAAATACTCTGCGATGATGTGAATGAATCAGAAGAACTCAAAACTGAACTGGAAAATCGAGTAGGCTACAatgaggagatggaatatgagatAGAATCCAGCATCTTTCAGGAGGCTGTTTCAAGAGGAGTCTCAACTAGAGCTGCAAAGGCCTCAGCTTACAAAAATACGAATGATTTCCAGAATCTCGAAAATGCTCCAAATGTAACAAATCCAGAAACTGCTGTAGCAGTACTGTCCCAGGAtggcaatagtgatgattgccgAATATGTGGAATGGATGGAACTTTGGTATGCTGTGATGGCTGCCCATGGGCATATCATTCGAGATGTATTGGTCAAAACAAAGCTTTCCTTCCTCAGGGCGATTGGTTCTGTCCAGAATGTGTGGTTAACAAGCTTGGACCAACTTCTTCAAGAATTGAGCGTGGTGCAAGAGGAGCTCAAATGTTTGGCATTGATATGTGTGGGAGACTATTCTTAGGAACCTGCAACTATTTGCTGGT GATTGAAGCAGCTTTGGATGCAGAGTCTTATGCAAGATATTACAATCAGTATGATGTTGCCAAGGTCTTCCAAAGACTTGCTATTTCAGATGCATATGTGGACATATGCAGGCAAATAAAGGACTATTGGAAGCATTTACTAGGTATAAATCATAgtgagagatcagcaacagGTAAAGAAGTTGGTGTGAACCATACTCCAAGGTCCAGTATGTTGAATTCTATTCCAATAAAAGCAGGAGATGGAAGTGTCTGGACAGCTTTAAAAGATGGCGGGGCCAGAGAAACAGCAGCGCTTCCTCAAACAAATGTGCAGCAGAAATTTGTGGCTAATCAGAGCGCAGTTTGCTCAGCCGAAAGCCTGGAGGAACAAAAATGCAAGTCAAGCTTTGGTGCTGTCACCGAGAAGAATGCTGAAGTTTGCAAGCAAACTGTGTCAGCTCAGAATAATGTACATAATGCACACAGAAATGGAGCTTTTGGACCACCAGTGGTATCCTCAATTTCTCATCAGAATGGATCCATTGTAAGAGGTGTGTCTAACATAGCACAGGCGCAGCCAGCTCAGAGTATATTCCATCCAGACTCATCCACCGTTTCTGCGACGGCAGGATTGTTTTGTCCATCTTCTCAAGGTAAACACCACCTTCAGCTGTTTCCTGAAAGATCTGGAAACATGAGTGGTGGCAAGGCAGCAAAACTATCTTCTTTTAAACCACAAGCTTACATGAATCTCTACAATCATGGCAACATTGCAGCATCTGCTGCTGCCAATCTAGCTGTTATTACATCCGATGAAGGTAAAGTTTCAGCATCCCAACTGACTGCAAAAACAAGGAAGAAAATGGCTGCAGACAATGCTCTACAATTGAAAGCATTTTCTTCAGCAGCCACACAATTTCTTTGGCCAAGTACTGAAAAGAAGCTTATGGAAGTCCCAAGAGATAGATGTGGTTGGTGCATTGCTTGTAGAAGTTCGGCAAGTGGAACAAAAAAGGCTTGTTTTCTTAACATGGCCACCACAAATGCTGCTAAATGCTCTGCTCGAATTCTTAGTGCCATGCGCGTCATAAAAAGTTCTGATAGCCATTTTCCTAGTATTGTTGCTTATTTAGCCAACATGGAGGAGAGTTTGCGTGGCCTCTTGGTTGGTTCACTACAAGACATGCAGCAGAAAAAAAGGTGGCATCAACAACTACAAGAGGCTTCCAACTGCAGAACTGTAATACCCCTCTTGCTTGAG TTGGAAAGCAACATCCGTGGAGTAGCATTTTGTGCAAGCTGGTTGAAGCCAATAGACGATTGGCCTGTGGAATCTCCTGGTCCATCAATGGGAGCATCTCGTCCTGCACAATACCAAAAACGTGGGGTTGGTGGAAGGCGTGGCAGAAGACGTTCGTTGGCATCTGAATCTAGTACTGCTACTGATGAGGACAACAGCTGGACTTGGTGGACCGGAGGAAATATTTCAAAACGTACTTTGCAGAGGGGGGCTCTTCTACAGTCAACCATAAGGAAAGCTGCCCGCCAAG GTGGTAAACAAAGGATAGCAGGTTTATCTTACCATGAAGGTTCCAACTTTCCAAGACGATCTCGGCAGTTTATCTGGAGAGGATGTGTTGGAATGAGCCATACTTCATCTCAACTTGCTTTGCAG GTTAGATATCTTGATGCCCACATCAGATGGAAGGAATTCATCCCTCCAGATCAAATTCCTTCAGATGGAAAAAGTTCTGATGCAGACTTTTCTGCTCTCAGAAATGCTGTAGTCtgtgataaaaaaataattgatAACAAGATAAGATACGCACTTAAGTTTCGCAATCAAAAGCATCTTCCTGTGCGTGTGACAAAAAATATCTTGGAATCAGAAGGTGATCAGGATGAAAATAGCAAATTGTGGTTTTCTGAAAACCATGTGCCATTGCACATGTTGCGAGAGTTTGAGCTGCACACCTTCTTGCCTACTCCAGGAATTTCGGACTCTAACTGTTTTACCAATTTATATCCAAGGCGAGTAAAATCATCTGCGGGAGAtgtcttttcttatctttttcacAAAGGAGAAGTCTATCCCTGCACCTCATGCAAGAAGGACGTTCTCTACAG GGATATTGTTAAATGCAGCACTTGTCAAG GTAATTGTCATAAAGAGTGTACATCAAATTCTGTTGTTAACAAAGGAAGCAGTGCTACTTCCAGTTTGATATGCAAGTTATGCCTCCAGAAGCGGAATCTTATGCTTACTAGTTACAATACAAATGCAAGTTATATCCGGCCTCAACAGAAGAGCAATGGCCAACAACCAGTGACTGCTCCCAGAATTGTGTTTAAGGTTAGTTCTTCTCATTCCGGTGAATCTGCCCCCAAAGTTGAAGCCCAGCTAGTCCCAAAGATTAAAGCACAGCCATTTGTGAAGGTGGGAGCCCAGCCAACTATGAATGTGAAAGCCCAGCCAGTTTTGAACGTGAAAACGCAGCCATTTGCGAAGGTGGAAGCTCAGCCAATTATGAATGAGAAGACCCAGCCAACTGCGAAGGTGGAAGCCCAGCCACTTGCAAAGGTGGCAACTCAGAATATCACTAGTGTCCAAGCTCTGCCAAAGACAAAAGCTAAAAAgtcagaaaaagaaaagaaacctaAAAAAGTTCAAGCGATCACATATTTTGGTCTTGTATGGAAGAAAAATAAGAGCGACAAGGACGACGGAAGTAAGTTCAGGGCAGACGATGTAATCCTTAAAAGCAAGGATAGTATAGGTTCATCAATAAGACCAACATGTTGTCTCTGTGACAAAGATTATTCTCCGGATTTCTTGTATGTACGCTGTGAGAAGTGCAGAA ATTGGTTTCATGGTGATGCCTTGCAACTTGATGAAGAAAGGATTTGTGAGTTGGTTGCATACCGGTGCTGTAGGTGCCGAAGGAGAGCCATACCGCATTGTCCTCATTCTGATGGTAACACAAAGGCTGAACCAGAATTAAGTGAACAAACAGTTGCTACATCATCGCAGTCAACTATGCTATCTAGTGAGGAGACTTTTGCTTTAGCAGATCAGGACCCACTGCTTGCTTCTTATGGGATAGTGGAACCAATTGGGGATGATAGAATGGACATTGATTTGTCAATGAACATGGCAAGCTTTGGCCCTGGAAGTAACCAGAAGTTGTCTGTAAGAAGAGCACAGGCAAAAAGTACTGGTAGACCTGTGAATGAGTATTATATCCAGAATCAACCTCCAGGGAATGGAAACATCAATTTCAGCCATACGAATGAAATTTCTTTTTCGGAGGCTGACAGCGTTGATGCTTCAGAACTATTGGGGTGGGATTTTTCCCAAGGAGTTGCATATGCTGCACCTCCTGATTTCACTGCTAATCACCAGTCGAATGACACTAGCTGTGGCGGTATGGACGAATATGAGCCCCAGACTTATTTCTCGTTCACCGAGCTACTTGAAGCTGATGATACACAGCTTGACAATGCCTTTG